The Oncorhynchus tshawytscha isolate Ot180627B linkage group LG08, Otsh_v2.0, whole genome shotgun sequence genome window below encodes:
- the LOC112255766 gene encoding uncharacterized protein LOC112255766, which yields MNVQVEMLGCKERDKYCMGMRDSLRRLNLHPQLYSNEDNQSVPSVSAIQVESHNFLTPDYDYIDYYKEVTEEIIHVTDVWSVIPGGDKSENLLPQTSLFSGAAVASSLCSLELEPLQLEEAIECFCQDSQDAVDQPEILTSCALTETTQDLLSELHQTFCSLEELRSAGPSGPSTERGSTLEGELDSGGSGRNIRPFSLQDSSLLIPRRRSVRSRQLQVPGVPLSRRNNSSRNPPAQHLLSPRDRLPGGEKALHKEEAACFRCTLEDRLGHCKLGSWWKQALETQRAFSGLLPAIEQVSTISKEKRVSLVPGRPYSNSLVSIQESPSKQRRDKQEVKYVCRGHLYVVTGLTWRVSVWREICSGWPMEGVVVQAWRFLFCL from the exons AGATAGTCTGCGCAGACTAAACCTCCATCCTCAGTTGTATAGTAATGAGGACAACCAATCAGTGCCCTCTGTTTCTGCGATCCAAGTGGAGAGTCACAACTTCCTGACACCTGACTATG ATTACATTGACTACTACAAGGAAGTGACTGAGGAaatcattcatgtgactgacgtGTGGAGCGTCATACCTGGAGGGGACAAATCAGAGAACCTCCTCCCCCAGACCTCCCTCTTCTCTGGGGCTGCTGTTGCTTCATCTCTCTGCTCCTTGGAGCTGGAGCCCTTACAG CTTGAGGAAGCAATAGAATGTTTCTGCCAGGACTCCCAGGATGCAGTGGACCAACCAGAGATCCTGACATCCTGTGCCCTCACTGAGACCACCCAGGAcctgctctctgagctccaccagaCCTTTTGTTCTCTGGAGGAGCTGAGAAGTGCAGGGCCCAGTGGCCCAAGtacagagagaggctctacccTGGAGGGGGAACTGGACAGTGGGGGCTCTGGGAGGAATATCCGGCCCTTCTCTCTCCAGGACTCCTCTCTGCTCATCCCCCGTCGGAGGTCCGTACGCTCCAGACAGCTACAGGTCCCTGGAGTCCCTCTGTCCCGCAGGAACAACTCCAGCCGCAATCCCCCAGCTCAGCACCTCCTCAGCCCCAGAGACAGGTTACCTGGAGGGGAGAAGGCCTTGCACAAGGAGGAGGCAGCATGCTTCAGATGCACCCTAGAGGATAGGCTGGGTCACTGTAAGCTGGGCAGCTGGTGGAAACAAGCCCTGGAGACCCAAAGGGCATTCTCTGGCCTACTACCTGCCATAGAGCAGGTATCCACCATCTCAAAag AAAAGAGGGTCTCTCTCGTTCCTGGGCGACCCTACTCCAACAGTCTGGTCAGCATCCAGGAGTCTCCATCCAAGCAGAGAAGAGACAAGCAGGAGGTCAAATATGTATGTAGAGGTCATCTCTATGTGGTCACTGGGCTTACATGGAGGGTGTCAGTATGGAGGGAAATATGCTCCGGTTGGCCAATGGAGGGCGTTGTTGTCCAAGCTTGGAGGTTTTTattttgtctctga
- the LOC112257153 gene encoding transmembrane protein 179-like: MALDNLIFAQCVLYFLAFVFGFIAVVPLSENTEDFRGKCLLFTRGMWQNENITVSKQRFIVEEWGPESSCSFITFVGIASLILSAVQSWRLLLFLFKGHDDSLFNAFLNLLISSLMVFTVFLSSTIISVGFNLWCDAITEGGGMPSSCEDMQDTDLELGLDNSSFYDQFAIAQFGLWAAWLTWLGITVMAFLKVYHNYRQEDLLDSLIHEKELLLGHSSHRGSDANQLKSGMI, encoded by the exons ATGGCCCTTGATAATTTAATTTTCGCCCAATGCGTCCTCTATTTTTTGGCGTTTGTTTTTGGTTTTATTGCCGTAGTGCCTCTCTCTGAAAACACGGAGGATTTTCGTGGAAAATGCTTGCTTTTCACGCGTGGTATGTGGCAGAATGAGAACATCACAGTCTCAAAGCAGCGCTTTATCGTTGAGGAGTGGGGACCGGAGTCTTCCTGCAGTTTCATCACTTTTGTCGGGATAGCATCTCTCATCCTGTCCGCAGTGCAGTCATGGAGACTGCTGTTGTTTCTTTTCAAAGGCCACGACGA TTCCCTGTTCAATGCCTTCCTGAATCTGTTGATCAGCTCCTTGATGGTGTTCACAGTGTTCCTCTCCAGCACCATCATTAGTGTGGGCTTCAACTTGTGGTGTGACGCCATCACAGAGGGCGGGGGCATGCCCAGCAG CTGTGAGGACATGCAGGACACAGATCTGGAGTTAGGATTGGACAACTCCTCGTTCTATGACCAGTTTGCCATTGCCCAG TTTGGTCTGTGGGCAGCATGGCTGACGTGGCTGGGCATCACGGTCATGGCCTTCCTCAAGGTCTACCACAACTACCGCCAGGAGGACCTTCTGGACAGTCTGATCCACGAGAAGGAGCTGCTGCTTGGACACTCGTCCCACCGGGGCTCCGATGCCAACCAGTTGAAGAGTGGCATGATCTAA